The following proteins are co-located in the Megalobrama amblycephala isolate DHTTF-2021 linkage group LG12, ASM1881202v1, whole genome shotgun sequence genome:
- the hes2.2 gene encoding transcription factor HES-2.2: MTPNATAVSALSYAPRTVAMRKEANELRKTLKPLLEKKRRARINESLNRLKALILPLTGKDNCRYSKLEKADILEMTVRFLTDIQSTPSKDGAVSFKEGYTTCLQRVSARLPQTNLDTETRHRVNEFIQRSMMPKTPGCQNCCAQSSRMMSQIQQKLLNLKSSSSRIVNPEKNNAAILSQPQPVPLITDDNVWRPW, from the exons ATGACTCCTAACGCCACTGCTGTATCTGCTCTGTCTTATGCGCCCCGTACCGTGGCCATGAGAAAGGAGGCAAACGAACTGAGAAAAACCTTGAAACCCTTACTGGAAAAGAAACGAAGAGCGCGCATCAACGAGAGCCTCAACCGATTAAAAGCGCTCATTCTTCCGCTCACAGGCAAAGAT AATTGCCGTTATTCTAAACTGGAGAAAGCTGACATTTTGGAGATGACCGTTCGATTCCTGACTGATATTCAATCCACTCCGTCTAAAG ATGGCGCCGTTAGTTTTAAAGAGGGGTACACAACCTGCCTACAGCGCGTTTCAGCTCGCCTACCGCAAACCAATCTCGACACAGAAACCCGCCATCGCGTCAACGAGTTCATCCAGCGTTCGATGATGCCCAAGACACCAGGCTGCCAGAACTGCTGTGCACAGAGCTCCAGAATGATGTCACAAATCCAGCAAAAACTTCTGAATTTGAAATCTAGCAGCTCAAGAATCGTAAACCCAGAAAAAAACAACGCTGCGATTCTCAGTCAACCTCAGCCTGTGCCACTGATCACCGATGACAATGTCTGGAGACCTTGGTAG